The nucleotide sequence GCTCATGATGTACCCCGGATTTTCGATTTGAAGTGCTTCCTGTGTCAGCATCAGCGGATGAAAGGTGTCCACCATTACAGCCAGTTCCCTTGTTTCTTTTGCGCCGATACTTTTTTCAACAGCGCCTGGATGGGGTCCATGCGGGATGCCGGCAGGGTGCAGGGTGATCATCCCCCGGGTAACATTTTTGCGGCTCATAAAGTCGCCGTCCACGTAGTAAATAACCTCATCGCTGTCGATATTGCTATGGTTATAAGGGGCCGGAATGGACTGCGGATGATAATCGAACAACCGCGGTACAAAGGAGCAGACCACAAAGGCACTGGTCTCGAATGTCTGGTGCACCGGCGGCGGCTGGTGCACCCTCCCGGTAATGGGTTCAAAATCGTGGATGGAAAAAATAAACGGATAACAGCAGCCATCCCAGCCGATCACATCAAAGGGATGTGTTCCGTAATGCAGTCCGTACAATACCCCTCTTTTCTTGGCCCTGATCAGGAAGTCACCCTGCTCATCAATCGTCTCCAGTTGCTGCGGCGGACGGATGTCGCGCTCGCAATAGGGTGCATGTTCCATCAGCTGCCCGTATTTGCTGAGATAGCGCTTCGGAAAGCGGAGCGGGGTAAAGGATTCTACGATAAAAAGCCGGTTGTGTTCGTCATTAAAACGGATCTGGTAAATGGTTCCTCTTGGCAGAACAATGTAATCGCCGTAACCAAAAGGGAGTGCGCCATACTGGGTCATTACAACACCGGAGCCTTCATGCACAAAGATCAGTTCATCCCCATCGGTGTTTTTGTAAAAATAATTTTCCATACTCTGCTGTGGTGCTGCCAGTACCAGGTGACAGTCGTTGTTCACAAGAATGGGAACGCGGCTTTCCAGAAAGTCGGCTGCGGGTCTTATATGAAATCCTTCGAAGCTTCTGTGCTGCAGCATTTTTTCTTCGGCTATATGCGGACTCAGATCCCGCTGCGGTTCTGTTTTGATGATCTGGGTCGGCGGATGGCAATGATATAAAAGGGAATAGTCATTGCTGAATCCCTCGGTGGAAAAAAGCTGTTCGCTGTACAGTCCGCCATCCGGCTTGCGGAACTGGGTATGACGCTTATGGGGAATTTTTCCCAGGGTATAATAATGAGGCATGTGAATCTGGATTTAGAATTTGGAATTTAGAATGCTGAATTTGAAAATGGGTACTTTCAAACGATAAACAAAAAGCGATACATTCTAAACGGCCGCGCCCATGGCAAGAGCGGCCAGCAGGAAACAATATTTCCACCGGCGTTTATCCTTCCAGTAGGTGAAATTTCTGAAGTAGGGCATAAAAATAATTCCGGATAAAGGTACCACAATTTATAAAATAACGTACATTTGTTATTATTTTCAAGATTGAGACCTGATTACCCATATAAGATCTTTTCCGACAAGCGTGTGAATTATGTCTTGTTGATAGAAGCATTGGCTACCGACCGAAGCGACATCTGATCCGTTCCCTTTTTCTTTTTTATTTACCCTTAAAATAATTGATCATGCCTGACACAAGCAATGTGGCTGCAGCGCCTGCTACAGCTGATTTTCTTCCCTTGCAGGGTACCGACTATATCGAGTTTTATGTGGGAAATGCCAAACAGGCCGCCCATTTTTATAAAACGGCCTTTGGCTTCCAGTCGCTGGCGTATGCCGGACCGGAAACCGGCGTTAAGGAAAAAGCGAGTTATGCCATCCGCCAGAACAAACTCACTTTCGTATTTACCACACCCATAAAGAACAGTGATGCAATCGGAGCACATATCGCCAAACACGGAGATGGGGTGCGCATGCTGGCGCTCCGGGTAGATGATGCCACCGATGCCTGGATACAAACGACAAAAAGGGGGGCGAAAGTTATATGGAGCCCGTAAAACTGGAGGACGCACAGGGGGAGGTGATCATGAGTGGCATCCATACCTACGGAGATACCATACACCTGTTTATTGAACGGAACAATTATAAGGGTGCTTTTTTGCCGGGTTACCAGAAATGGGAAACAGTATACAATCCCTCCGAGACCGGGCTGCTTTATGTAGATCACTGTGTAGGCAATGTAGGGTGGAACCAGATGAATAAATGGGTGGCATTTTATGAAGAGGTAATGGGTTTCTGCAATATCCTCTCATTTGATGATAAGGATATCTCCACAGAATATTCCGCCCTTATGAGCAAGGTGATGAGCAATGGCAACGGGTATGTAAAATTTCCCATCAATGAGCCGGCCGAAGGCAAGAAGAAATCACAGGTAGAGGAATACCTGGATTTTTATAACGGGGAAGGAGTGCAGCATGTGGCACTGGCTACCAATAATATCATTGAAACGGTAAGTGCCCTGCAACAACGGGGTGTGGAGTTCCTGAAAATACCTTCGAGTTATTACGATACGGTTTTAGACCGGGTTGGCACGATCGATGAGGACCTCCTGCCGCTGAAAGAACTGGGGATCCTTATCGATCGTGATGAAGAAGGATACCTGCTGCAGATATTTTCAAAACCGGTGGAAGACCGGCCGACATTGTTCTTTGAGATCATTCAACGTAAGGGGGCAAAGAGTTTTGGCAAAGGGAATTTCAAAGCATTGTTTGAGGCGCTGGAACGGGAACAGGAGGCGCGGGGGAATTTGTAGAAGCGGCAGGAAGGTGTGTCAGTAAGAAGCAGGCAATGAGACGTGGTTTGTAAGATGCCGCGCTGATGCATTTATTTTTTAATCTTATATTTTATTTTCAATGAAGTTATCGCGGTTAGCAGCACATACGCCGCCTTCGGGCATTCTGGCCATCAGCAATGCTGTAAAAAAAAGAGCGGCTGCAGGAGAACAACTGCTCAATTATACGGTAGGTGATTTTGACCCGCAGCTGTTCCCCATACCTCAGTTGCTGGAAGATGAAATTGTAAAAGCGTACCGGAACAAACAAACCAACTACCCGGCAGCGGATGGCAATGAGGATCTGCGGAAGGCCATCGCAGCGTTTGTAGAAAAACAGCAGGAACTTTCCTATACGCCCTCAGAGATCATGATCGGGAGCGGCGGCAGGCCCTTATTATTTGCTGCCTATAATATGATCGTGGATCCCGGGGATAAGGTGATCTATCCCGTGCCCTCCTGGAACAATCATTTTTATGTACAGCTGACAGGAGCCGTACCCTGTATTATAGAAACAAAGCCGGAAAATAACTTTATGCCTACGGCTGAAGAAATACGGCCTCATATAAAGGATGCCACGCTGCTGGCGCTTTGTTCGCCCCAGAATCCAACGGGTACCGGCTTTTCTGCAGCGCAGTTAAAGGCCATCGGAGCCATGGTGGTGGAAGAAAACGCCCGTCGGGGTGCGGATGAAAAAAAATTGTACATCCTGTACGACCAGATCTATTACCTGCTCAATTATGGCAGACAACCACATGTAAGTCCGGTAAGTGTTTGCCCGCAACTGCGGCCCTATACCATTTATATCGATGCCATCAGCAAGGCCTTTGCGGCAACGGGTGTGCGTGTGGGCTGGTGCTACGGACCGGAACCGGTGATCAGCAAAATAAAAACAATGCTGAATCATGTGGGGGCCTGGGCGCCGATGGCCGAACAACAGGCCGTTACTGCTTTTTTAAATAACGGAGCAGCGGTTGCCGCTTATTTAAGTGGATTTAAAACAGCACTTCAGCAACGGCTGGATCGGATCTACCACGGCATACAGGAGCTGAAAAAAGAAGGACTACCCATAGATGCCATCGCACCACAGGCCTCCATTTATCTCACGGTCAACATTGACCTCCCGCAGGACGTAACGACCTTCCTCCTGGATGAAGCCGGCATTGCCTTGTTGCCGTTCCGGGTGTTTGGTACCGCTCATGCACACAACTGGTACCGCCTTAGTGTGGGCACCTGTCGCATGGAAGATATTGCACCGTTTTTGCAGCGTTTAAAAGAGGTGTTGCGGAAGAAAATGGAACTGGCATAATAATAGGAGCTACAAATAAAAACAATCATGAAACTGATCTCATACATCCGGCATCAGAAGGAACAGGCAGGTCTGTTGATCGCCGACCAGGTCTACCCGCTGTCATTCCCGGGCTGGGATGATGCCGGCATAATGGATGACCTGTTGAATAACTGGGAGTCCTGCCGGCCGGAACTGGAGAAAAAAGAAGCGGCTATCCTATCCGGAACTCCCGGAAACAACAACCCTGTCCCTGTTTCAGCAGTACAGCTCATTGCGCCCGTACCGCGCCCGGTCTCCTGTCGCGACGGATATGCTTTCCGGCAGCACGTGGCCACGGCGCGCAGGAACCGCGGTGTGGCAATGATCCCCGAGTTTGACCAGTACCCCGTTTTTTATTTTACCAATCATCGCAGCATTCAGGGACCGGGGATGGTACAATGTATGCCGGATCATTTTGAAAAGCTGGACTTTGAGCTGGAAGTGGCGATCGTGATCTGCAAAAAGGGAAGGAACATAAAAGCATCGGAAGCGGATGCTTTTATCGGAGGGCTGATGATCATGAATGATGTCAGCGCCCGGACGCTGCAACTGGAAGAGATGTTGCTGAATCTCGGACCGGCAAAGGGTAAGGATTTTTCAACCGTGATCGGGCCCTGGCTCGTAACACCGGATGAACTGGCATCTTATGAGACCGATCCAAAACCCGGGCATACGGGCAAAAACTGGAATTTGGAAATGAAATGTTTTGTAAATGAGACACCGGTAAGCCGGGGGAACCTGGGCGATATGGACTGGACCTTTGCGGAGCTGATCGAGCGGGCTTCTTATGGAACGGATCTCTATCCCGGCGATGTGATCGGCAGTGGTACCGTGGGTACCGGTTGCTTCCTGGAACTGAACGGAACAGGGAAGCTGCAGGACCCGGAATACAAGGCACAATGGCTGCAGCCCGGTGACAGGGTGCGGATGGAAGTGGAGGGACTGGGCATTCTTGAAAATACATTTGAACGGGATGCTTCCGGATACAGTATCTTAGCATTGAAGAAAAAACAGCCGGGAAAATGATCATCGATCCGAATACACTTAACGGGCCCGACAAACAGCATTACCTGCAGCATATCATCGCACCGCGACCCATTTGTTTTGCAAGTACCATGGATCATGCGGGTCATATAAACCTGAGTCCCTTCAGCTTTTTTAATCTTTTCTCTACCAATCCACCGGTGGTCATCTTCAGCCCTTCCCGAAGGGTGCGTGACAATACCACCAAGCATACCTTGCAGAACGTACTGGAAGTTCCGGAAGTAGCGATTAATATCGTCGATTATGATATGGTACAGCAGGTTTCCCTTGCCAGTTGTGAATACCCGAAGGACGCCAATGAATTTATAAAAGCGGGCTTTACCACGGAGCAGTCGCAGCTGATCCGGCCACCCCTGGTAAAAGAAAGCAAAGCCAAAATGGAATGCCGGGTACTGGAGGTAAAGCCATTGGGCAGCGGGGGAGGGGCTGGCAACCTGGTGATCTGTGAGGTGTTGCTGCTGCACATTAACGAGACACTGCTGGACGGAAATAATAAGATTGATCAGCGGAAGCTGCAACATGTAGCGCGCCTGGGTGGTAACTGGTACTGCCGGGTGGATACCACCAATCTTTTTGAGGTGGAAAAACCCAATACGCAGCTGGGTATGGGTATGGACGCGTTGCCGGGCGTTATCCGGAACAGTACCGTACTTACCGGGAATGATCTCGGGATACTGGCAAACGGTACCGGGATGCCCGCCCGCGATCCGGATTTTAATGATGCCGTGCTGGCGGCCCTGCCGTACCCGGAAAATAATGAGGAGCGCAGGCTGGCTGTTCATCAATATGCACAACAGCTGATCCGGTCGGGAGAGACCGGGAAAGCCTGGCAGGTATTACTGACCCTGCTCTGAGGCAGCCCGCTATGGAGTGGCACCTGTTCTCCGGCTGCCGCTGGGCGTTTACGGAAACAGCTTCCCTAAATAAATTACCATTTCGTTAACACCGCTTGTTACGTATCTGTTCGTATTTTAGCTACGAAGAACTTCGTTAAAAATTTCTTGTCTTAAAACCCAACTAATGAAAAAGAGATTTATTTTAAAAGCAGCCTTGTGGACCCTGCTGCCCGCGGCCTGCTTTGCAGCGTTGTCCTTTGCGCCGCATTCAACAGTTACTTCCAGCCCGAATTTTCCGTTTGATACAGATACCTTGCCGGCAATCACCGAATTTGAGACCGGACGGCTGGACCAGGCCCTGAACTATGTGGATCAGCAGATCCGGAATCATGGCGATGCGGAATGTACAATAAATACAGATCGTATTCAGCAACAGGTAAGCGACGCATTGTCAAAGATTGATCTTGTAAAGATCCAGTCAGCGGCAAGGGCGGCGGTAAAAAAGATCGATTTTGATCAACTGAACCGGGATCTTGAAAAGGCAATGGCCGGCATCGACCGGGCAAAAATAGACCATGATGTATCCCGTGCAATGGCAGCCGTTAAAAATATAGATGCAGGGAAATTAAAATGTGAGATCAACATGGCACTGAAGGATGTAAAGCTGGATCAGTTAAAAGTACAACTGGAAGCAGCCTGCAGGGACCTGCGGCTGCAGCAGCGGGACCTGAACCTTGAAATGCGGCAACTGGGTCCCGGCATCAATAATGAATTGAGAGATACCCGCAGACAATTGCAGCGGTTGAAAGACGCTTACCAGGAAATGGAGCGGGACGGACTGATCGAAAGAGGACCCAATAACCGGATCCAGTTCAGAGAGGGGGAACTTTATATCAATGGCGAACGGCAATCCCAGAAAACAAGCGAAAAATACCGGCATTATTTTAATAGACGTACCCCGGTTTCCGGCACCACGGTAGCGGTATAGAACAGACTCTTGATGACCGCATGATATGCGGTGTTCCTGTTACGCGGGCAACAGGAATAAAGCCCCTGGTAGATCAGGGGCTTTTGCTATTAATTAACAAAGGACTGATGGTTACCTTTAATGGCTTTATGTATTAAGGTTTAAAAGCACAAATATTTGGCTGCATATGGAATCGGATTAACACGTACGTCATAATAAAAAATTAACAACAAGCGATCTCCAAAAACATTTAAAACATTTTTTATGAAACGCCTTTTTTTTGCAATAGCAATATTGCCCTGGATACTGTTTGCCTGTGAGAGCACCCGTAACCGGCCTGCTGAGAGTCAAACTGCGGCGATGGAAATAAGTACGATACCTGTAACTGCGGCAGAGAATAAATTTGATACGGAAGGATACGTGGCTATTACAGAGAATGAGTTTCAAACCGCAAAGGAACACCCGTTATCAACTTTTTCTGTTGATGTGGACAAGGCTGCCTACAGCAACGTACGGCGGTTTATTAATAGCGGAGCGCGTCCGCCAGCGGGTGCAGTTCGGATAGAAGAACTGGTCAATTATTTTGATTATGATTATGCATCCCCTCAGAGCGGGGAGCCCTTCAATGTGATCACGGAAATTGCAGAATGCCCCTGGAATACCCGGCACCGTCTCGTTCATATTGGAGTCAAGGGAAAGGAGATCCCTGAAGAAGCGTTGCCGGCGTCCAATCTTGTTTTCCTCATCGACGTGTCGGGCTCGATGCAGGATGAAGATAAACTGCCGCTGCTGAAGAAATCGATGCTGCTGCTTACGGATAAGCTGCGGCCGGATGACCGGGTAGCAATTGTTGCTTATGCAGGGAATGCCGGTCTGGTGTTGCCTTCGACCAGTGGGGAAAACAAATCCCGGATACGGGAAGCGATCGCGGAACTGGAAGCAGGCGGATCCACAGCGGGAGGGGAAGGGATACAACTGGCTTATCAGGTAGCAAGAGAAAATTTTATTGAGAAAGGCAATAACCGGATACTGCTGGCAACGGACGGCGATTTTAATGTTGGAACAAGCAGCGAGGATGCACTGGTGCGCTTAATTGAAGAAAAGCGCAAGACGGGCGTTTTCCTTTCGGTACTTGGATTCGGGACCGGAAATTACCAGGATAGCAAAATGCAGCAACTGGCAGATAAGGGAAACGGGAACCACTCCTACATTGATAATATCAGCGAAGCGCAAAAAGTACTCGTAAATGAATTTGGAGGAACACTGTTCGCAATAGCAAAGGATGTAAAAATACAGGTGGAGTTCAATCCGGCCAAGGTACAGGCCTACCGGCTGATCGGTTATGAAAACCGTATGTTGAATAAGGAGGATTTTAATGATGATAAAAAAGATGCAGGTGAAATAGGCAGCGGCCATACGGTTACCGCTCTTTACGAAGTAATACCTCCGGGCGTGAAAAATGAATTTGAAAAAACGGTGGATGAACTGAAATACCAGCCTGTGGCCAAACGCGCAGGGATGTCGGCCACCGATGAAATGTTTACAGTAAAGCTCCGGTATAAAGATGTGGACGCAACGCGTAGCAAACTCATTACGGTTCCGGTTGCAGACCGGGCAGCCGGGATCGATGAAACCTCCGATAATTTCCGTTTCGCTGCAGCCGTGGCAGAATTCGGATTGTTGCTGAGGAACTCCGGGTTCAAACAAAATTCCAGCTACAAAGAGGTTCTCGCACTGGCTTCAGGGGCAACAGGGAGGGACAAGAACGGCTACCGCGGGGAATTTATAACACTGGTAAAAAAGAGTGCAGCATTACCCGGTGATGAAACCGCGTTGAATGATTGAATATACGGTTCTCTGAGCTTGGATCACAACGGTGAGGTACCGGCCTCACCGTTTTTAATTTTCCCGAAAGAGGTGTTATTTTGCAGGGGAAAAATTGACATATGGTAAAAAAGAAATTAGTGGTATTGACCGGCGCGGGAATCAGTGCGGAAAGCGGGATCAAAACATTTCGCGACAGTGACGGACTGTGGGAGGGGTATGATGTGGCGGAAGTGGCATCGCCGGAAGGGTGGGCAAAGAACCCGGAACTGGTGCTGGATTTTTACAACATGCGTCGTAAGAATGTAGCGGAGGTACAACCCAATGCAGCGCACTGCGGACTGGCAGCACTTGAAGCGGATTATGAAGTGCACATCATCACACAGAACATTGATGACCTGCATGAGCGGGGCGGCTCCACTCATGTGCTGCACCTGCACGGGGAGATCTTTAAAATGCGCAGCGACCGTTCACACAAGCCCTCTTATGAGATCCGGGGCGACATCCGACCGGGGGATAAAGCACCCGATGGCGGCCAGCTGCGGCCGGATATTGTTTGGTTTGGTGAAGCGGTGCCGATGATCGCGCCCGCATCACAACTTGCTGCTGCTGCGGATATTTTTGTGGTCATCGGCACGTCCATGCTGGTGTATCCCGCAGCCGGGTTGATCGACTATGTGCCCGATGAGGCGCCCAAATATATTATTGATAAAACCATTCCTGCCGTGCGAAAGCTTCCCAATCTGCACACCATTGAAAAGCCGGCTACCGAAGGTGTAAAGGAGCTGATGCAATTGCTGAAAGTATAAAAACGGGCCATGCAGTGCTTTCTGCTCATTATAAAAATAATGTGGGTTCTTGGTTTAAGTATTTTGGTATAGTGTGCCTTGTTCTTTTTCTTTTATTACTGGTATTGCAGCTCTGTACACCTAAAAGGAAAATAAAAAAGATGATGTGTAATAACAACCGCAGCCGCCTTCAGCTACCGGATGCTTTATAGGATCACAGGAGCTTTCAGGAAGCGAGTGCGATCTTATACCACCAGTCTACCTTTCCGCTTACATCTTCCTTGCTGTGATTGATCCTGTTTGCATCACCATCCCCGTTGTGCATACGGCCACCATGCATGCCGCCTTGTCCGCGCATTCCTCCGCCCCGCATACCACCGCGTCCGCCGCCGCCGCTCATACGGGTTGTTGGTTCACCATGACCGGCATAAGCACCCCGGGGTTGTTTTATCTCAGGGATCCGGATACCAATGACGGTATGGTCTTTATTGATCAGCAGCTGGTTTTTGGGGATCGACACAATGTATCTGAAAAAACCGTCTGCATCATTCGTCGCTTTAAAATGAATAACATCAAGTTGGTTACCGGCTACATCAATCAGTCTTGCTTTTCCGTTATCGCTGATCCGGGCCTGTTTGTAAAAGGAAGTATAGTCCCGTTCGTCGGTACGCTGGCGCTGCGCTTCCGGAGGTCCATCTGCACCGGGCTGGGATGGCCGGTCCCGGGATGCGACGGCGGCTTTCTCATTATCCGGATGAAAGGGATATTCCACAAAACGGGTTTCAGATTTTGATCCTGTTGCGGGAAAATAGACTTTCACACCTTCCCGCAGCATCCGCATCCTGGCTGCCGGGTTGTCCGTTTCCAGGATCACATAGAGGTACTGCTCATCATTCCGGAAGTCATAGCGGATCTGGGTATTGTCATCATAAAACCGGGAGGGATAATCACGGCTGGTAGCAGCATCCATATGAATGGCTTCTGCGGGAAGCAGTTTGCTGCCGGAGCAGGAGCATAGAAACAGCACCGGCAGGGTAGCAAGGAGCAGCTGATTGCGCATAGGGAATATTTTTCCTGTGAGACTCCGTTTACAAAAAAATATTGCTGTAATGCGGCGTTAAATAGTTTTAACAATTAACCGTCGCCCTTTGCGTTTTTGGCACTCCAGGCGGCTGGGTTTTTTACCGCAAAGACGCAATGGGTCGCAAGGCTTTTGAAGAGAACCACTCAAATTTATCGTTCTTTGCCGGACCTTTTACCGCAAAGGTGCAAAGGACCTTTCTTTATGCATCTCAGTGCCCCCGGTGGTGCTTCCCGTTTTTACATTCTTTCCGGTACCCGGATGCCCAGCAATGCCATGGAAGCGGCAATAGTGGCGGCCGTGAGCGTACAGATCTTTAACCGCAGGTTTTTCTTTTCCGGGGTTTCGGCATTGCGTACGGAATGAGCCGTATAAAAGCTGTTGAATAATTTGGCAACTCCAAAGGCGTA is from Niabella beijingensis and encodes:
- a CDS encoding homogentisate 1,2-dioxygenase, which encodes MPHYYTLGKIPHKRHTQFRKPDGGLYSEQLFSTEGFSNDYSLLYHCHPPTQIIKTEPQRDLSPHIAEEKMLQHRSFEGFHIRPAADFLESRVPILVNNDCHLVLAAPQQSMENYFYKNTDGDELIFVHEGSGVVMTQYGALPFGYGDYIVLPRGTIYQIRFNDEHNRLFIVESFTPLRFPKRYLSKYGQLMEHAPYCERDIRPPQQLETIDEQGDFLIRAKKRGVLYGLHYGTHPFDVIGWDGCCYPFIFSIHDFEPITGRVHQPPPVHQTFETSAFVVCSFVPRLFDYHPQSIPAPYNHSNIDSDEVIYYVDGDFMSRKNVTRGMITLHPAGIPHGPHPGAVEKSIGAKETRELAVMVDTFHPLMLTQEALQIENPGYIMSWAE
- a CDS encoding VOC family protein — its product is MPDTSNVAAAPATADFLPLQGTDYIEFYVGNAKQAAHFYKTAFGFQSLAYAGPETGVKEKASYAIRQNKLTFVFTTPIKNSDAIGAHIAKHGDGVRMLALRVDDATDAWIQTTKRGAKVIWSP
- the hppD gene encoding 4-hydroxyphenylpyruvate dioxygenase, which produces MEPVKLEDAQGEVIMSGIHTYGDTIHLFIERNNYKGAFLPGYQKWETVYNPSETGLLYVDHCVGNVGWNQMNKWVAFYEEVMGFCNILSFDDKDISTEYSALMSKVMSNGNGYVKFPINEPAEGKKKSQVEEYLDFYNGEGVQHVALATNNIIETVSALQQRGVEFLKIPSSYYDTVLDRVGTIDEDLLPLKELGILIDRDEEGYLLQIFSKPVEDRPTLFFEIIQRKGAKSFGKGNFKALFEALEREQEARGNL
- a CDS encoding pyridoxal phosphate-dependent aminotransferase; the encoded protein is MKLSRLAAHTPPSGILAISNAVKKRAAAGEQLLNYTVGDFDPQLFPIPQLLEDEIVKAYRNKQTNYPAADGNEDLRKAIAAFVEKQQELSYTPSEIMIGSGGRPLLFAAYNMIVDPGDKVIYPVPSWNNHFYVQLTGAVPCIIETKPENNFMPTAEEIRPHIKDATLLALCSPQNPTGTGFSAAQLKAIGAMVVEENARRGADEKKLYILYDQIYYLLNYGRQPHVSPVSVCPQLRPYTIYIDAISKAFAATGVRVGWCYGPEPVISKIKTMLNHVGAWAPMAEQQAVTAFLNNGAAVAAYLSGFKTALQQRLDRIYHGIQELKKEGLPIDAIAPQASIYLTVNIDLPQDVTTFLLDEAGIALLPFRVFGTAHAHNWYRLSVGTCRMEDIAPFLQRLKEVLRKKMELA
- a CDS encoding fumarylacetoacetate hydrolase family protein translates to MKLISYIRHQKEQAGLLIADQVYPLSFPGWDDAGIMDDLLNNWESCRPELEKKEAAILSGTPGNNNPVPVSAVQLIAPVPRPVSCRDGYAFRQHVATARRNRGVAMIPEFDQYPVFYFTNHRSIQGPGMVQCMPDHFEKLDFELEVAIVICKKGRNIKASEADAFIGGLMIMNDVSARTLQLEEMLLNLGPAKGKDFSTVIGPWLVTPDELASYETDPKPGHTGKNWNLEMKCFVNETPVSRGNLGDMDWTFAELIERASYGTDLYPGDVIGSGTVGTGCFLELNGTGKLQDPEYKAQWLQPGDRVRMEVEGLGILENTFERDASGYSILALKKKQPGK
- a CDS encoding flavin reductase family protein, giving the protein MIIDPNTLNGPDKQHYLQHIIAPRPICFASTMDHAGHINLSPFSFFNLFSTNPPVVIFSPSRRVRDNTTKHTLQNVLEVPEVAINIVDYDMVQQVSLASCEYPKDANEFIKAGFTTEQSQLIRPPLVKESKAKMECRVLEVKPLGSGGGAGNLVICEVLLLHINETLLDGNNKIDQRKLQHVARLGGNWYCRVDTTNLFEVEKPNTQLGMGMDALPGVIRNSTVLTGNDLGILANGTGMPARDPDFNDAVLAALPYPENNEERRLAVHQYAQQLIRSGETGKAWQVLLTLL
- a CDS encoding vWA domain-containing protein, coding for MKRLFFAIAILPWILFACESTRNRPAESQTAAMEISTIPVTAAENKFDTEGYVAITENEFQTAKEHPLSTFSVDVDKAAYSNVRRFINSGARPPAGAVRIEELVNYFDYDYASPQSGEPFNVITEIAECPWNTRHRLVHIGVKGKEIPEEALPASNLVFLIDVSGSMQDEDKLPLLKKSMLLLTDKLRPDDRVAIVAYAGNAGLVLPSTSGENKSRIREAIAELEAGGSTAGGEGIQLAYQVARENFIEKGNNRILLATDGDFNVGTSSEDALVRLIEEKRKTGVFLSVLGFGTGNYQDSKMQQLADKGNGNHSYIDNISEAQKVLVNEFGGTLFAIAKDVKIQVEFNPAKVQAYRLIGYENRMLNKEDFNDDKKDAGEIGSGHTVTALYEVIPPGVKNEFEKTVDELKYQPVAKRAGMSATDEMFTVKLRYKDVDATRSKLITVPVADRAAGIDETSDNFRFAAAVAEFGLLLRNSGFKQNSSYKEVLALASGATGRDKNGYRGEFITLVKKSAALPGDETALND
- a CDS encoding SIR2 family NAD-dependent protein deacylase codes for the protein MVKKKLVVLTGAGISAESGIKTFRDSDGLWEGYDVAEVASPEGWAKNPELVLDFYNMRRKNVAEVQPNAAHCGLAALEADYEVHIITQNIDDLHERGGSTHVLHLHGEIFKMRSDRSHKPSYEIRGDIRPGDKAPDGGQLRPDIVWFGEAVPMIAPASQLAAAADIFVVIGTSMLVYPAAGLIDYVPDEAPKYIIDKTIPAVRKLPNLHTIEKPATEGVKELMQLLKV